A window of Exiguobacterium sp. FSL W8-0210 contains these coding sequences:
- a CDS encoding dihydrofolate reductase: MITHIVAYTKNHVIGHDNAMPWHLPADLAHFKRTTIGKPIIMGRKTFESIGRPLPGRENIVITRDQTFAAEGVTVWHDLSALQPYVDSEEEVFLIGGGELFAQTLPLARRLYVTEIDTVLSGDVHYPEIPSSFQITSETHYDAVEGNDYPFIIRRYDQ, from the coding sequence ATGATCACACATATCGTAGCGTATACGAAAAATCATGTCATTGGTCATGACAATGCGATGCCTTGGCATCTTCCAGCTGATTTGGCTCACTTCAAGCGTACGACGATTGGCAAACCGATCATCATGGGACGAAAGACGTTCGAATCCATCGGACGACCGTTGCCCGGTCGAGAGAACATCGTCATTACGCGCGATCAGACGTTTGCAGCCGAAGGTGTAACGGTATGGCATGATCTATCTGCTTTACAACCATACGTCGATTCAGAAGAAGAAGTCTTTTTGATTGGTGGTGGAGAGTTGTTTGCTCAAACGCTTCCTCTTGCTCGCCGCCTGTATGTCACTGAAATTGATACGGTTCTTTCTGGAGATGTACATTATCCCGAAATCCCATCTTCATTTCAGATTACTTCCGAAACACATTATGATGCGGTCGAGGGAAACGATTATCCGTTCATCATTCGTCGATATGATCAGTAA
- a CDS encoding thymidylate synthase: MEQYHALCEHILEHGTKKEDRTGTGTLSVFSHQMRFSLQDGFPLITTKKLHMKSIIHELIWFISGDTNIRYLQENGVRIWNEWADENGDLGPVYGAQWRSFPRPDGTTVDQLAQVIEQIKTNPDSRRLIVSAWNPGQVDEMALPPCHLLFQFYVADGKLSCQLYQRSADVFLGVPFNIASYALLTHMIAHVCGLEVGDFVHTLGDAHIYSNHIEQVNLQLTRTPKKLPTLRFARTVDRIEDFRFEDIIIEGYDPDPHIKGVVAV, from the coding sequence ATGGAACAATATCATGCACTTTGCGAACACATTTTGGAACACGGAACAAAAAAGGAAGACCGGACGGGAACGGGAACACTCAGCGTGTTTAGTCACCAAATGCGCTTCTCCCTTCAAGATGGTTTTCCTCTCATTACGACGAAAAAGTTACATATGAAGTCGATCATCCATGAGTTGATTTGGTTCATCTCTGGTGATACGAATATTCGTTATCTACAGGAAAATGGTGTGCGGATTTGGAACGAATGGGCCGATGAGAACGGAGATCTAGGTCCTGTTTACGGGGCACAATGGCGCTCTTTTCCACGTCCAGATGGCACGACGGTCGATCAGCTGGCACAAGTCATTGAACAGATCAAAACGAATCCGGATTCTCGTCGTTTGATCGTCAGTGCTTGGAATCCTGGACAAGTCGATGAGATGGCTTTACCGCCCTGTCATCTCTTGTTCCAATTTTATGTCGCTGACGGAAAACTATCATGCCAATTGTATCAACGTTCAGCTGATGTTTTCTTAGGCGTACCATTCAATATTGCATCTTATGCGTTACTGACACATATGATTGCTCATGTATGTGGACTTGAAGTCGGAGACTTCGTTCATACGCTCGGTGACGCTCATATCTATTCAAATCATATTGAACAAGTCAATCTTCAGTTGACGCGTACCCCGAAAAAATTACCGACGCTGCGCTTCGCTCGAACAGTCGATCGTATCGAAGACTTCCGCTTCGAAGACATCATTATTGAAGGCTATGATCCTGATCCGCACATTAAAGGTGTGGTAGCCGTATGA
- a CDS encoding glycoside hydrolase family 13 protein, whose translation MERKWWHDSVVYQIYPRSYNDSNGDGIGDLNGIIEKLDYLKTLGIDVIWLSPVYDSPNDDNGYDIRDYEAIMKEFGTMDDFDRLLDEAHARDIKIVMDLVINHSSDEHQWFAESRQSKDNPYRDYYMWRPANPDGSLPNNWGSIFSGPAWEYDETTNEYYLHLFSKKQPDLNWENEQMRHDVYGMIRRWLDRGIDGFRMDVINLISKTPGLPDATVHPGALYGDGGEHYINGPRVHEFLHEMNEASFGKYDVLTVGEMPGATTDDAILYTDPARKEVNMVFTFEHMDIDSGPNGKWDVIPFDLLKLKQNFTKWQTALHETGWNSLYWNNHDQPRVVSRFGNDTTYRVESAKMLATLLHLLKGTPYIYQGEEIGMTNVAFEDIADYEDIEIRNMWKERTEQGASPAELLRSIHIKGRDNARTPMQWDASENAGFSTGTPWLKVNPNYPEINVEQALADEQSIFYYYQQLIRLRHDHELVVYGRYELLLEDHPKVYAYSRTLEGETWYVYCSFADHDVNIPSTHDTSDRVIGNYDGSVVTDELTLRPYEAVVFRTFDA comes from the coding sequence ATGGAACGTAAATGGTGGCATGATAGTGTCGTTTATCAAATTTACCCACGTAGTTATAATGATTCGAATGGGGATGGAATCGGTGACTTGAACGGAATCATCGAAAAGTTGGATTATTTGAAGACACTTGGTATCGACGTCATTTGGCTAAGTCCTGTCTATGATTCACCGAATGACGATAATGGCTATGATATTCGTGATTATGAAGCCATCATGAAGGAATTCGGGACGATGGATGATTTTGATCGTCTTCTAGATGAGGCACATGCACGAGATATCAAAATCGTCATGGACCTCGTCATCAATCATTCGTCAGATGAACATCAGTGGTTCGCGGAGTCGCGTCAAAGCAAGGACAATCCATATCGGGATTATTATATGTGGCGCCCGGCAAATCCAGACGGTTCGCTACCAAACAACTGGGGATCGATTTTCTCTGGACCTGCCTGGGAATATGATGAAACAACGAATGAGTATTACTTACACTTATTCTCGAAGAAGCAGCCTGACTTGAACTGGGAAAATGAGCAGATGCGTCACGATGTGTACGGGATGATTCGTCGTTGGTTGGATCGAGGGATTGATGGTTTCCGAATGGATGTCATCAACTTGATTTCGAAGACACCCGGCTTACCAGATGCGACGGTCCATCCAGGAGCACTGTATGGAGATGGTGGAGAACATTATATCAATGGACCACGTGTCCATGAATTTTTACACGAGATGAATGAAGCCTCTTTCGGTAAATATGATGTCCTGACAGTCGGTGAGATGCCAGGAGCGACGACGGATGATGCCATTCTTTACACGGATCCGGCACGTAAAGAGGTCAACATGGTCTTTACGTTCGAACATATGGATATCGATTCAGGTCCGAATGGGAAATGGGACGTCATTCCGTTCGATTTACTTAAACTCAAGCAAAACTTTACCAAATGGCAGACGGCCTTACATGAGACGGGCTGGAACTCACTCTATTGGAACAACCACGATCAACCCCGTGTCGTTAGTCGATTCGGAAATGACACGACGTACCGCGTCGAGTCAGCTAAAATGCTTGCTACATTATTGCATTTGTTAAAAGGGACACCATATATCTATCAAGGCGAGGAAATCGGCATGACGAACGTCGCTTTTGAAGACATCGCGGACTATGAAGATATCGAAATTCGGAACATGTGGAAAGAACGTACGGAACAAGGGGCATCACCGGCTGAACTACTACGTTCCATCCATATCAAAGGACGCGACAATGCGCGGACACCGATGCAGTGGGATGCGTCGGAGAACGCTGGTTTCTCAACGGGAACACCATGGTTGAAGGTCAATCCGAACTATCCGGAAATCAACGTCGAACAGGCGCTTGCAGATGAGCAATCCATCTTTTATTACTATCAACAGTTGATTCGTCTACGACATGACCATGAGCTCGTCGTCTATGGTCGCTATGAACTCTTACTCGAAGATCATCCAAAAGTATACGCCTACTCACGAACGCTTGAAGGGGAGACCTGGTATGTCTACTGTTCGTTTGCGGATCATGATGTGAATATTCCGTCTACGCATGATACGTCAGATCGGGTCATTGGAAACTATGATGGGTCCGTTGTTACCGACGAACTCACACTTCGACCTTATGAGGCCGTCGTCTTCCGTACGTTTGACGCATAA
- a CDS encoding GGDEF domain-containing protein gives MERSRKRIEKQLQQTIIMVETLLRMPTVPRTELLALASWLEGLGREELFKGLADQVSREKATWEQMNAVITQPIVKELLRPIVDQLSERSRANRIRKKLVVTVTRRFLENIKWKKSLEQERYMSRFFSSVEDTLSISHDIAMDAVIIDHASIAESLELTQKLIKQMESAFVPVIIVGPNRSDIRQVSYEMGADDYWDETVTNEERHVRLARLLRKLRVVSSTILVDELTGAYNRKYLQSAYDRRVARLEREQRTFGLAIFDIDHFKRINDLHGHPTGDLVLSELATVVQQAARLDDEFIRFGGEEFILLFSAETVPQAVASMNKIRERVERHIFANGLKVTVSIGLSFAFDLHTSLAQATAEADEALYQAKRNGRNQVVSYSTAISIEKIPVYIRVEQGFLKQVHTLDMPDHPKYHIEVISLDDQRTSPIQLAILSLDQLASENFVRLEEWRQQRESIIDALIVTNQEDDRLANALSCGATDYIMTSQFDSDMEEWIAEWIMQIP, from the coding sequence ATGGAACGGAGTCGAAAACGGATAGAAAAACAACTGCAACAGACGATCATCATGGTGGAGACGTTACTTCGGATGCCGACCGTGCCACGGACAGAATTACTCGCATTAGCAAGCTGGCTTGAAGGGCTCGGGAGAGAGGAACTGTTTAAAGGACTTGCCGATCAAGTGAGTCGGGAAAAAGCGACGTGGGAACAAATGAATGCGGTCATCACGCAGCCGATCGTTAAAGAATTACTGCGGCCAATCGTCGATCAGTTGTCGGAACGCTCACGCGCCAATCGGATTCGAAAAAAATTGGTCGTCACTGTGACAAGACGTTTTCTTGAGAATATTAAATGGAAGAAATCGCTCGAACAGGAGCGCTATATGTCACGATTCTTCAGTTCGGTGGAAGACACGTTGTCGATATCACATGATATTGCTATGGATGCTGTCATCATCGACCATGCATCTATCGCGGAATCCTTAGAGTTGACTCAAAAACTGATCAAACAAATGGAGTCAGCATTCGTTCCCGTCATCATCGTAGGTCCGAACCGGTCTGACATTCGTCAAGTCAGCTATGAGATGGGAGCTGATGACTACTGGGATGAGACAGTGACGAATGAAGAACGACATGTTCGTCTAGCGAGACTATTACGAAAATTAAGGGTCGTATCTTCGACGATTTTAGTCGATGAACTGACGGGAGCTTATAACCGGAAATACCTCCAAAGTGCCTATGATCGTCGCGTAGCACGTCTCGAACGTGAACAGCGGACATTTGGGTTAGCGATTTTTGATATCGATCATTTTAAGCGGATCAATGATTTACATGGACATCCAACAGGGGATTTGGTCCTCTCCGAACTAGCTACCGTCGTTCAACAAGCCGCTCGTCTCGATGATGAATTCATTCGTTTCGGTGGTGAGGAATTCATCTTATTGTTTTCAGCAGAAACAGTACCGCAAGCAGTTGCGAGTATGAATAAAATTCGCGAGCGTGTCGAGCGCCATATTTTTGCGAACGGATTAAAAGTAACAGTTTCGATTGGTCTCTCCTTTGCTTTTGATCTCCACACATCCCTGGCGCAAGCAACAGCAGAGGCAGATGAAGCTCTGTATCAAGCGAAACGTAACGGCCGTAATCAAGTGGTGTCCTATTCAACAGCGATATCGATCGAAAAAATACCGGTCTATATCCGTGTCGAGCAAGGATTCCTTAAACAGGTACATACGCTTGATATGCCGGATCATCCGAAATACCATATTGAGGTGATTTCGCTAGACGATCAACGGACGTCGCCAATACAATTGGCGATTCTTTCACTCGATCAGTTAGCAAGCGAGAACTTTGTACGATTAGAGGAGTGGAGACAACAACGGGAATCGATCATTGATGCTTTGATCGTGACAAATCAAGAAGACGATCGTTTAGCCAATGCGCTATCATGCGGTGCGACAGACTATATCATGACCTCACAGTTCGATTCTGATATGGAGGAATGGATTGCTGAATGGATCATGCAAATTCCTTAA